A single Phoenix dactylifera cultivar Barhee BC4 chromosome 1, palm_55x_up_171113_PBpolish2nd_filt_p, whole genome shotgun sequence DNA region contains:
- the LOC103721007 gene encoding receptor protein kinase TMK1-like has translation MRAWTSRLLLLLLLLCAILCFISAVLGDTDQNDMAILDEFRKGLDNPELLQWPAGSTDPCGEKWKHVFCAGSRVAQIQVANLGLSGSLPQDLNKLQMLSNVGLQRNKFSGKLPTFSGLSNLQYAYLSGNQFDTIPSDFFVGLTELQVMSLDENPLNQSTGWTLPQELENSAQLMNLTLSTCNLVGPLPDFLGRMSSLRVLELSYNNLSGEIPATFSGSSLQILWLNNQDGLGFNGSIDVIASMTALTQVWLHGNGFTGPIPSGIGACTSLTQLSLNGNQLVGIIPENLTALPELQSLKLDNNAFMGPIPKVKYNFTYSQNSFCQSTPGLPCSPEVTALLDFLQGVNYPLKLAKLWSGNDPCSGWLGISCSANKVSVINLPNYQLDGTISPSLGQLDSLTDIKLDGNNLTGTIPQNLTSLKSLKMLNLSSNNLSPPAPKFSNDVTVLVHGNPLFTTSNSSGSPSGNGSPSPPGSSSSSPSGGRSGSNTSSKNSNKVNVLIIAVPVGVGVSIIGLVSLLLFWRQKRKESAFTAPSSIVIHPKDPSDEDNMVKIVVVNNASNSTAGSDLQTGMDGGASNLHVIDGGNLVISVQVLRNATRNFAPENVLGKGGFGVVYRGELHDGTMIAVKRMEAAVLSNKALDEFQAEIAVLTKVRHRNLVSILGYSVEGNERLLVYEYMPQGALSRHLFQWKQLNLEPLSWKKRLNIALDVARGMEYLHSLAHQSFIHRDLKPSNILLSDDYRAKVADFGLVKLAPDGKNSVATRLAGTFGYLAPEYAVTGKITTKADVFSFGVVLMELVTGLAALDEDRPEESRYLASWFYYMKTSKEKLKAVIDSSLDVTDEAFESISVIAELAGHCAAREPHQRPDMGYAVNVLAPLVEKWKPMNDDQEESLGIDLRQPLLQMVKGWQAADGTTNVSSVSLDDSKGSIPARPAGFAESFTSADGR, from the exons ATGAGGGCTTGGACcagtcgtcttcttcttcttcttcttcttctctgtgCAATTTTGTGCTTCATTTCGGCGGTTTTGGGCGACACCGACCAGAATGACATGGCCATCCTCGACGAATTCCGGAAGGGATTGGACAATCCGGAGCTCCTGCAATGGCCGGCCGGCAGCACCGACCCCTGCGGCGAGAAGTGGAAACATGTCTTCTGTGCGGGCTCCCGGGTAGCCCAGATCCAGGTCGCGAATCTTGGACTGAGTGGTTCTCTCCCCCAGGATTTGAATAAACTCCAGATGCTCAGCAATGTTGGCCTTCAGAGAAACAAATTCAGTGGAAAGTTGCCAACTTTCAGCGGGCTGTCCAACTTGCAGTATGCCTATCTCAGCGGCAATCAGTTCGACACCATTCCCTCCGATTTCTTCGTCGGCCTCACCGAATTGCAGGTCATGTCTTTGGATGAGAACCCCTTGAATCAGAGCACCGGGTGGACGCTGCCTCAGGAGTTGGAGAATTCAGCTCAGCTGATGAATCTCACATTGAGTACTTGTAATCTTGTCGGCCCGCTGCCGGACTTCTTGGGGAGGATGTCTTCCCTGAGAGTTTTGGAGCTGTCCTACAACAATCTCTCGGGCGAGATCCCGGCGACTTTCTCCGGGTCGAGCCTGCAAATTCTGTGGCTGAACAACCAGGATGGGCTGGGGTTCAATGGCTCCATCGATGTCATCGCCTCCATGACGGCCCTTACCCAGGTCTGGCTTCATGGAAATGGCTTTACTGGTCCGATCCCGAGCGGGATTGGGGCCTGCACTTCTTTGACGCAGCTGTCGCTCAATGGAAACCAGCTCGTCGGCATCATTCCGGAGAATTTGACCGCTCTGCCGGAGCTCCAGTCGCTGAAATTGGATAACAATGCTTTCATGGGCCCTATTCCAAAAGTGAAATACAACTTCACTTACTCTCAGAATTCCTTTTGCCAGTCCACTCCCGGGCTTCCCTGCTCGCCCGAAGTCACCGCACTTCTGGACTTCCTCCAAGGTGTGAATTACCCGCTGAAGCTCGCTAAATTATGGTCTGGTAATGATCCTTGCTCTGGCTGGTTAGGGATATCCTGCTCTGCTAATAAGGTGTCGGTCATAAATCTGCCTAACTATCAATTGGATGGCACCATCAGCCCTTCCCTTGGTCAATTAGATTCTCTCACCGACATCAAACTTGATGGAAACAATCTTACTGGCACGATTCCTCAAAATTTAACAAGCTTGAAATCCCTAAAAATGTTGAATCTTTCTTCAAACAATCTCTCTCCTCCTGCTCCCAAGTTCAGTAATGATGTGACAGTACTTGTTCATGGAAATCCATTATTCACAACTTCTAATTCTTCAGGATCTCCATCTGGCAACGGCTCCCCATCACCTCCCGGAAGTTCATCTTCCTCTCCTAGTGGTGGGAGATCTGGATCAAATACTAGCTCAAAAAATTCTAATAAGGTGAATGTTCTGATAATTGCTGTTCCAGTTGGAGTTGGTGTTTCGATCATAGGACTAGTCTCTCTACTCTTGTTCTGGCGCCAGAAGAGGAAAGAGAGCGCTTTTACAGCACCAAGTTCAATTGTTATCCACCCTAAAGACCCATCTGATGAGGACAACATGGTCAAAATTGTGGTTGTAAATAATGCCAGCAACAGCACAGCTGGTAGTGATCTTCAGACTGGAATGGATGGTGGTGCAAGCAACCTTCATGTGATCGATGGAGGGAACTTGGTAATATCAGTGCAAGTTCTTCGTAATGCAACACGAAATTTTGCCCCAGAAAATGTCCTTGGAAAGGGTGGATTTGGGGTAGTTTATAGAGGAGAACTGCATGATGGAACGATGATAGCAGTTAAGAGAATGGAGGCTGCTGTTTTGAGTAATAAGGCTTTAGATGAATTCCAGGCAGAAATTGCGGTTCTTACAAAGGTCCGACACCGTAATTTAGTATCCATATTGGGTTATTCTGTGGAAGGCAATGAGAGGCTTCTAGTTTATGAGTACATGCCACAAGGAGCTTTGAGCAGGCATCTTTTTCAGTGGAAGCAGCTCAATTTGGAGCCATTGTCTTGGAAAAAGAGGCTTAATATTGCACTGGATGTTGCACGTGGGATGGAGTATCTTCATAGCTTGGCTCATCAGTCCTTCATCCACAGAGACCTTAAGCCATCAAATATACTTCTTAGTGATGACTACAGGGCAAAAGTTGCAGATTTTGGGCTTGTTAAGCTCGCACCCGATGGAAAAAATTCTGTAGCGACTAGGCTTGCAGGAACGTTTGGATATCTGGCTCCTGAATATGCTG TGACTGGAAAAATCACAACAAAGGCTGATGTCTTCAGTTTTGGAGTAGTGCTAATGGAGCTAGTGACTGGTTTGGCGGCACTTGATGAGGACCGGCCTGAGGAAAGCCGTTATCTAGCTTCTTGGTTTTATTACATGAAAACCAGTAAGGAGAAGCTCAAGGCTGTCATTGACTCATCGCTTGATGTCACGGATGAGGCCTTTGAAAGTATATCGGTCATTGCAGAGCTTGCAGGCCATTGTGCTGCACGAGAACCTCACCAACGGCCTGACATGGGCTATGCAGTAAATGTGCTTGCTCCACTGGTTGAGAAATGGAAGCCTATGAATGATGATCAAGAAGAAAGTTTGGGCATTGACTTGCGCCAACCCCTCCTTCAAATGGTAAAAGGATGGCAAGCGGCTGATGGCACCACAAATGTCAGTTCAGTAAGCCTTGATGACAGTAAGGGAAGCATTCCAGCCAGGCCTGCTGGATTTGCGGAGTCCTTCACTTCTGCAGATGGCCGGTGA
- the LOC103721006 gene encoding ferroptosis suppressor protein 1-like — MLSSSAAMTGVGRYERRRVVVVGGGVAGALLAKTIQFYADVVLIDPKEYFEIPWANLRSKVEPSVAEKTIINHFDYLVNGKIITSSAINVTETEVVTAEGRKVVYEHLVIATGHATNTPRCRRDRLEQFQEENTKIKNSGSILIIGGGPTGVELAAEIAVDYPEKKVTLVHSGPRLLEFIGQRAANKTLHWLKSKNVEVLLDQSVDIDSISEADRVFKTSTGETITADCYFYCVDRPLSSSWLQNSVLKDCLDENGRLMVDEHLRVKGQKNIFAIGDITDVPEIKQGFFAQRHAMVVAKNLKLLINGPKESTLAKYKPATTMAMVSLGRKDAVAQLPFMTMIGFLPGFIKSKDLFVHRTRQQMGLDRCRPSSILTPSSI; from the exons ATGTTGTCTTCGTCGGCCGCCATGACTGGAGTGGGACGGTACGAGAGGAGGAGGGTGGTCGTGGTGGGCGGAGGCGTCGCGGGTGCTCTTCTCGCCAAGACCATCCAATTCTACGCGGATGTGGTCCTCATCGATCC AAAGGAATACTTTGAGATCCCCTGGGCAAACTTGAGATCAAAAGTGGAGCCATCAGTTGCAGAGAAAACGATAATCAACCATTTTGATTACTTAGTTAATGGAAAAATAATCACATCCTCTGCAATTAATGTTACTGAAACGGAGGTGGTAACTGCAGAGGGTCGTAAGGTGGTGTATGAACATCTTGTTATAGCTACTGGTCATGCAACTAACACTCCCAGATGCAGGAGAGACAGGCTTGAACAGTTTCAAGAAG AAAATACGAAGATAAAAAATTCTGGTTCTATTCTAATCATTGGAGGTGGACCAACGGGCGTTGAACTTGCTGCTGAGATTGCAGTTGACTACCCAGAGAAGAAGGTCACTCTAGTTCATAGTGGACCAAGATTGCTGGAGTTTATAGGACAGAGAGCTGCCAACAAGACATTGCATTGGTTAAAATCAAAGAATGTTGAAGTGCTTTTGGACCAGTCAGTTGATATTGACTCTATATCAGAGGCTGATCGAGTGTTTAAAACTTCAACTGGAGAAACCATAACAGCTGATTGCTACTTTTATTGCGTGGACAGACCACTAAGTTCATCATGGCTACAAAATTCTGTGTTAAAAGATTGCCTCGACGAGAATGGAAGATTGATGGTTGATGAGCACTTAAGAGTCAAAGGCCAAAAGAATATTTTTGCCATTGGAGACATAACTGATGTTCCT GAGATTAAACAAGGATTCTTTGCACAGAGACATGCAATGGTGGTTGCAAAGAACTTGAAGTTGCTGATCAATGGGCCTAAAGAGAGTACGCTGGCCAAGTATAAGCCTGCAACAACCATGGCAATGGTTTCACTGGGAAGGAAGGATGCTGTGGCGCAGTTACCATTCATGACAATGATTGGATTCCTACCAGGATTCATCAAATCCAAGGACTTGTTTGTTCACAGGACGAGGCAGCAAATGGGGCTGGACCGTTGTCGTCCTTCATCAATATTGACCCCTTCATCAATATAG
- the LOC103721008 gene encoding auxin-responsive protein IAA9-like isoform X3 encodes MELELGLALPNNHLMKGLDLNDGSTTNSYRKRGFEEAFEEVIPKATLPLFVHKNGGDGDDENDSPQLKNSPELNSISGNRALVGWPPVKHPRRRSAGGGAEERWSEHCGSNSDDGGGGRRAKCVKVKMEGVAIGRKVDLSLHDSYEELFHTLNQMFPNMQHGFAGFAHHPHHHRRRFMVTYEDGEGDWLLVGDMPWEDFIRSVKRLKIFS; translated from the exons ATGGAGTTGGAGCTCGGCCTCGCCCTTCCCAACAACCATTTGATGAAGGGGTTGGATCTTAATGATGGCAGCACGACCAATTCATACAGGAAGAGAGGTTTCGAGGAGGCATTTGAAGAAGTGATCCCTAAGGCTACTCTGCCTCTCTTTGTCCATAAAAATGGTGGAGATGGAGATGATGAGAATGACAGCCCCCAGCTTAAGAATTCCCCCGAGCTTAACAG CATTAGTGGAAACAGAGCATTGGTGGGGTGGCCGCCGGTCAAAcacccgaggaggaggagcgcaGGCGGTGGAGCAGAGGAGAGGTGGAGCGAGCACTGTGGGAGCAACAGCGACGACGGTGGCGGTGGTAGAAGAGCCAAGTGTGTGAAGGTGAAGATGGAGGGGGTGGCAATTGGGAGGAAGGTGGACCTCTCTCTGCATGACTCTTACGAGGAACTCTTCCACACGCTCAACCAGATGTTCCCCAACATGCAACATG GTTTTGCAGGGTTTGctcatcatcctcatcatcatcgTCGTCGCTTCATGGTCACGTATGAGGATGGAGAGGGAGATTGGCTGTTGGTTGGAGACATGCCTTGGGA GGATTTTATCAGGTCAGTCAAGCGTCTCAAGATTTTTAGCTAA
- the LOC103721008 gene encoding auxin-responsive protein IAA9-like isoform X1, protein MELELGLALPNNHLMKGLDLNDGSTTNSYRKRGFEEAFEEVIPKATLPLFVHKNGGDGDDENDSPQLKNSPELNSISGNRALVGWPPVKHPRRRSAGGGAEERWSEHCGSNSDDGGGGRRAKCVKVKMEGVAIGRKVDLSLHDSYEELFHTLNQMFPNMQHELGIGGFAGFAHHPHHHRRRFMVTYEDGEGDWLLVGDMPWEDFIRSVKRLKIFS, encoded by the exons ATGGAGTTGGAGCTCGGCCTCGCCCTTCCCAACAACCATTTGATGAAGGGGTTGGATCTTAATGATGGCAGCACGACCAATTCATACAGGAAGAGAGGTTTCGAGGAGGCATTTGAAGAAGTGATCCCTAAGGCTACTCTGCCTCTCTTTGTCCATAAAAATGGTGGAGATGGAGATGATGAGAATGACAGCCCCCAGCTTAAGAATTCCCCCGAGCTTAACAG CATTAGTGGAAACAGAGCATTGGTGGGGTGGCCGCCGGTCAAAcacccgaggaggaggagcgcaGGCGGTGGAGCAGAGGAGAGGTGGAGCGAGCACTGTGGGAGCAACAGCGACGACGGTGGCGGTGGTAGAAGAGCCAAGTGTGTGAAGGTGAAGATGGAGGGGGTGGCAATTGGGAGGAAGGTGGACCTCTCTCTGCATGACTCTTACGAGGAACTCTTCCACACGCTCAACCAGATGTTCCCCAACATGCAACATG AGTTGGGAATTGGAGGTTTTGCAGGGTTTGctcatcatcctcatcatcatcgTCGTCGCTTCATGGTCACGTATGAGGATGGAGAGGGAGATTGGCTGTTGGTTGGAGACATGCCTTGGGA GGATTTTATCAGGTCAGTCAAGCGTCTCAAGATTTTTAGCTAA
- the LOC103721008 gene encoding auxin-responsive protein IAA9-like isoform X2 — protein sequence MELELGLALPNNHLMKGLDLNDGSTTNSYRKRGFEEAFEEVIPKATLPLFVHKNGGDGDDENDSPQLKNSPELNSGNRALVGWPPVKHPRRRSAGGGAEERWSEHCGSNSDDGGGGRRAKCVKVKMEGVAIGRKVDLSLHDSYEELFHTLNQMFPNMQHELGIGGFAGFAHHPHHHRRRFMVTYEDGEGDWLLVGDMPWEDFIRSVKRLKIFS from the exons ATGGAGTTGGAGCTCGGCCTCGCCCTTCCCAACAACCATTTGATGAAGGGGTTGGATCTTAATGATGGCAGCACGACCAATTCATACAGGAAGAGAGGTTTCGAGGAGGCATTTGAAGAAGTGATCCCTAAGGCTACTCTGCCTCTCTTTGTCCATAAAAATGGTGGAGATGGAGATGATGAGAATGACAGCCCCCAGCTTAAGAATTCCCCCGAGCTTAACAG TGGAAACAGAGCATTGGTGGGGTGGCCGCCGGTCAAAcacccgaggaggaggagcgcaGGCGGTGGAGCAGAGGAGAGGTGGAGCGAGCACTGTGGGAGCAACAGCGACGACGGTGGCGGTGGTAGAAGAGCCAAGTGTGTGAAGGTGAAGATGGAGGGGGTGGCAATTGGGAGGAAGGTGGACCTCTCTCTGCATGACTCTTACGAGGAACTCTTCCACACGCTCAACCAGATGTTCCCCAACATGCAACATG AGTTGGGAATTGGAGGTTTTGCAGGGTTTGctcatcatcctcatcatcatcgTCGTCGCTTCATGGTCACGTATGAGGATGGAGAGGGAGATTGGCTGTTGGTTGGAGACATGCCTTGGGA GGATTTTATCAGGTCAGTCAAGCGTCTCAAGATTTTTAGCTAA
- the LOC103721008 gene encoding auxin-responsive protein IAA9-like isoform X5, translating to MELELGLALPNNHLMKGLDLNDGSTTNSYRKRGFEEAFEEVIPKATLPLFVHKNGGDGDDENDSPQLKNSPELNSISGNRALVGWPPVKHPRRRSAGGGAEERWSEHCGSNSDDGGGGRRAKCVKVKMEGVAIGRKVDLSLHDSYEELFHTLNQMFPNMQHGFAHHPHHHRRRFMVTYEDGEGDWLLVGDMPWEDFIRSVKRLKIFS from the exons ATGGAGTTGGAGCTCGGCCTCGCCCTTCCCAACAACCATTTGATGAAGGGGTTGGATCTTAATGATGGCAGCACGACCAATTCATACAGGAAGAGAGGTTTCGAGGAGGCATTTGAAGAAGTGATCCCTAAGGCTACTCTGCCTCTCTTTGTCCATAAAAATGGTGGAGATGGAGATGATGAGAATGACAGCCCCCAGCTTAAGAATTCCCCCGAGCTTAACAG CATTAGTGGAAACAGAGCATTGGTGGGGTGGCCGCCGGTCAAAcacccgaggaggaggagcgcaGGCGGTGGAGCAGAGGAGAGGTGGAGCGAGCACTGTGGGAGCAACAGCGACGACGGTGGCGGTGGTAGAAGAGCCAAGTGTGTGAAGGTGAAGATGGAGGGGGTGGCAATTGGGAGGAAGGTGGACCTCTCTCTGCATGACTCTTACGAGGAACTCTTCCACACGCTCAACCAGATGTTCCCCAACATGCAACATG GGTTTGctcatcatcctcatcatcatcgTCGTCGCTTCATGGTCACGTATGAGGATGGAGAGGGAGATTGGCTGTTGGTTGGAGACATGCCTTGGGA GGATTTTATCAGGTCAGTCAAGCGTCTCAAGATTTTTAGCTAA
- the LOC103721008 gene encoding auxin-responsive protein IAA9-like isoform X6: MELELGLALPNNHLMKGLDLNDGSTTNSYRKRGFEEAFEEVIPKATLPLFVHKNGGDGDDENDSPQLKNSPELNRALVGWPPVKHPRRRSAGGGAEERWSEHCGSNSDDGGGGRRAKCVKVKMEGVAIGRKVDLSLHDSYEELFHTLNQMFPNMQHGFAHHPHHHRRRFMVTYEDGEGDWLLVGDMPWEDFIRSVKRLKIFS, from the exons ATGGAGTTGGAGCTCGGCCTCGCCCTTCCCAACAACCATTTGATGAAGGGGTTGGATCTTAATGATGGCAGCACGACCAATTCATACAGGAAGAGAGGTTTCGAGGAGGCATTTGAAGAAGTGATCCCTAAGGCTACTCTGCCTCTCTTTGTCCATAAAAATGGTGGAGATGGAGATGATGAGAATGACAGCCCCCAGCTTAAGAATTCCCCCGAGCTTAACAG AGCATTGGTGGGGTGGCCGCCGGTCAAAcacccgaggaggaggagcgcaGGCGGTGGAGCAGAGGAGAGGTGGAGCGAGCACTGTGGGAGCAACAGCGACGACGGTGGCGGTGGTAGAAGAGCCAAGTGTGTGAAGGTGAAGATGGAGGGGGTGGCAATTGGGAGGAAGGTGGACCTCTCTCTGCATGACTCTTACGAGGAACTCTTCCACACGCTCAACCAGATGTTCCCCAACATGCAACATG GGTTTGctcatcatcctcatcatcatcgTCGTCGCTTCATGGTCACGTATGAGGATGGAGAGGGAGATTGGCTGTTGGTTGGAGACATGCCTTGGGA GGATTTTATCAGGTCAGTCAAGCGTCTCAAGATTTTTAGCTAA
- the LOC103721008 gene encoding auxin-responsive protein IAA9-like isoform X4 has product MELELGLALPNNHLMKGLDLNDGSTTNSYRKRGFEEAFEEVIPKATLPLFVHKNGGDGDDENDSPQLKNSPELNRALVGWPPVKHPRRRSAGGGAEERWSEHCGSNSDDGGGGRRAKCVKVKMEGVAIGRKVDLSLHDSYEELFHTLNQMFPNMQHELGIGGFAGFAHHPHHHRRRFMVTYEDGEGDWLLVGDMPWEDFIRSVKRLKIFS; this is encoded by the exons ATGGAGTTGGAGCTCGGCCTCGCCCTTCCCAACAACCATTTGATGAAGGGGTTGGATCTTAATGATGGCAGCACGACCAATTCATACAGGAAGAGAGGTTTCGAGGAGGCATTTGAAGAAGTGATCCCTAAGGCTACTCTGCCTCTCTTTGTCCATAAAAATGGTGGAGATGGAGATGATGAGAATGACAGCCCCCAGCTTAAGAATTCCCCCGAGCTTAACAG AGCATTGGTGGGGTGGCCGCCGGTCAAAcacccgaggaggaggagcgcaGGCGGTGGAGCAGAGGAGAGGTGGAGCGAGCACTGTGGGAGCAACAGCGACGACGGTGGCGGTGGTAGAAGAGCCAAGTGTGTGAAGGTGAAGATGGAGGGGGTGGCAATTGGGAGGAAGGTGGACCTCTCTCTGCATGACTCTTACGAGGAACTCTTCCACACGCTCAACCAGATGTTCCCCAACATGCAACATG AGTTGGGAATTGGAGGTTTTGCAGGGTTTGctcatcatcctcatcatcatcgTCGTCGCTTCATGGTCACGTATGAGGATGGAGAGGGAGATTGGCTGTTGGTTGGAGACATGCCTTGGGA GGATTTTATCAGGTCAGTCAAGCGTCTCAAGATTTTTAGCTAA